The following proteins are encoded in a genomic region of Acidobacteriota bacterium:
- a CDS encoding thioredoxin family protein — protein MMHVLRFARPVALALLTGLAGASLCAQSAAPPPRPPIYDPQADVKALMDAALRTAKAEDRRVLLMFGANWCPWCHKLHALFREDGPVSAYLKKHFVLVMVDVGETREKLLNRDFVNRFGIRDYGLPSLVVLDGDGRTLCTQSTGVLEKDGAHDPEKVLRFLSVQVAAALPEASPPK, from the coding sequence GTGATGCACGTTCTCCGCTTCGCACGCCCCGTCGCCCTGGCCCTTCTCACCGGTCTCGCCGGGGCATCCCTCTGCGCCCAGTCGGCGGCGCCCCCCCCGCGGCCGCCCATCTACGACCCCCAGGCCGACGTGAAAGCCCTGATGGACGCCGCCCTGCGAACGGCCAAAGCCGAGGACCGCCGTGTCCTCCTGATGTTCGGCGCCAACTGGTGCCCGTGGTGCCACAAGCTCCACGCCCTGTTCCGGGAGGACGGGCCGGTCTCCGCTTACCTGAAAAAGCACTTCGTGCTGGTGATGGTGGACGTGGGGGAGACCCGGGAGAAGCTCCTGAACCGGGACTTCGTGAACCGGTTCGGGATCCGGGACTACGGGCTCCCCTCCCTGGTGGTCCTGGACGGCGACGGCCGGACCCTCTGCACCCAGTCCACCGGGGTGCTGGAGAAAGACGGCGCCCACGACCCCGAAAAGGTCCTCCGTTTCCTGTCCGTGCAGGTCGCCGCCGCCCTGCCGGAGGCCTCTCCGCCGAAGTAG
- a CDS encoding efflux RND transporter periplasmic adaptor subunit — translation MANKKKKRWVWLTVTGSIVFLVLLMMVMSALRGNQGPQVEVDTVKVEAELVAKVTASGEIKPKQYVNLQSEIPGVITALYVSEGATVNKNDVLMKIDPIQTEAETRAARFQKEASEQEASQTEKQIEEARLNVAITQANMKSAEADLAQAEANLNREKLTFDRKKTLYHEKLISEDEYNVAEALLRVAQSRVDSAKAQIDQLRTRIEVSNLSIQQMRNGHKAALKRVDLYQAQLVKAEDLLNKTILLSPLTGVITKLNVEKGERAVPGNLNNPAATLMTIADLSIIEAEVKVDETDIIHVTVGQPADVKVDALPDQVLKGHVTEIGNSAITAGQTIGGGTEAKDFKVVVQLDNPPPNLRPGLSTTVEITTGTKKGVPAVPLQALVSREVELDAQGNVIHKKPEEEKPREEGQPKAPKENLKEKQGVFLVKGDTVVFTPVTTGITGASKIEITGGVKPGDEIVVGTFKTLRTLKDGEKVTKKKAGEGPGADKAPGREE, via the coding sequence ATGGCCAACAAGAAGAAGAAACGCTGGGTCTGGCTGACCGTGACGGGCAGCATCGTGTTCCTGGTCCTGCTGATGATGGTGATGTCCGCGCTTCGGGGGAACCAGGGCCCGCAGGTCGAGGTGGACACCGTGAAGGTCGAGGCGGAGCTGGTGGCCAAGGTGACCGCTTCGGGCGAGATCAAGCCCAAGCAGTACGTCAACCTCCAGTCGGAGATCCCCGGGGTCATCACCGCGCTGTACGTCAGCGAGGGGGCGACGGTCAACAAGAACGACGTCCTGATGAAGATCGACCCCATCCAGACGGAAGCGGAGACCCGGGCCGCCCGGTTCCAGAAGGAAGCGTCCGAGCAGGAAGCGTCCCAGACCGAAAAACAGATCGAGGAAGCCAGGCTCAACGTCGCCATCACCCAGGCGAACATGAAGAGCGCCGAGGCCGACCTGGCCCAGGCGGAAGCGAACCTCAACCGCGAGAAGCTCACTTTCGACCGGAAGAAGACCCTCTACCACGAAAAACTGATCTCCGAGGACGAGTACAACGTGGCCGAGGCCCTTCTGCGCGTCGCCCAGAGCCGCGTCGATTCCGCCAAGGCCCAGATCGACCAGCTCAGGACGCGCATCGAGGTGTCCAACCTGAGCATCCAGCAGATGCGGAACGGCCACAAGGCCGCGCTCAAGCGGGTGGACCTCTACCAGGCCCAACTGGTCAAGGCCGAGGATTTGCTCAACAAGACCATCCTCCTCTCCCCTCTCACGGGCGTCATCACCAAGCTGAACGTGGAGAAGGGCGAGCGGGCCGTCCCCGGGAACTTGAACAACCCCGCGGCCACCCTCATGACCATCGCGGACCTCTCCATCATCGAGGCGGAAGTCAAGGTGGACGAGACGGACATCATCCACGTGACCGTCGGGCAACCGGCGGACGTGAAGGTCGACGCCCTTCCCGACCAGGTGCTCAAGGGCCACGTGACCGAGATCGGGAACAGCGCCATCACCGCCGGCCAGACCATCGGCGGGGGCACCGAGGCGAAGGACTTCAAGGTCGTCGTCCAGCTGGACAACCCGCCGCCCAATCTCCGGCCGGGTCTCTCCACCACCGTGGAGATCACCACGGGGACCAAGAAGGGCGTCCCCGCCGTCCCGCTCCAGGCGCTGGTCAGCCGGGAAGTCGAACTGGACGCCCAGGGGAACGTGATCCACAAGAAACCGGAGGAGGAGAAACCCCGGGAGGAGGGTCAGCCGAAGGCCCCCAAGGAGAACCTGAAGGAGAAACAGGGTGTCTTCCTGGTCAAGGGCGACACCGTGGTCTTCACCCCCGTGACCACCGGGATCACCGGGGCCTCCAAGATCGAGATCACCGGCGGGGTCAAGCCCGGGGACGAGATCGTGGTGGGCACCTTCAAGACGCTCCGGACGCTCAAGGACGGCGAAAAGGTCACCAAGAAGAAAGCCGGCGAAGGGCCGGGGGCCGACAAGGCGCCCGGCCGGGAGGAGTAG
- a CDS encoding ABC transporter ATP-binding protein — MIRTQKIWKTYQMGSVEIHALQGVDFEVCRNEYVAIMGPSGSGKSTLMNLIGCLDTPTQGDYFINGQLVSQMDDNELAAIRNKEIGFVFQTFNLLARSTALQNVELPLIYSGIPSRERRRMAEKALEGVDLTNRMTHKPNELSGGQRQRVAIARALVNAPSILLADEPTGNLDSRTGDEILALFKELHRRGNTIVMVTHEKDVAMHAQRVIHLRDGKIEREEMN; from the coding sequence GTGATCCGGACCCAGAAGATCTGGAAAACCTACCAGATGGGTTCCGTGGAGATCCACGCTCTCCAGGGGGTGGATTTCGAGGTGTGCCGGAACGAGTACGTGGCCATCATGGGGCCCTCGGGCTCGGGGAAGTCCACCCTGATGAACCTGATCGGCTGCCTGGACACCCCCACCCAGGGCGACTACTTCATCAACGGGCAGCTGGTGTCCCAGATGGACGACAACGAGTTGGCGGCCATCCGGAACAAGGAGATCGGCTTCGTCTTCCAGACCTTCAACCTGCTGGCCCGTTCCACCGCCCTGCAGAACGTGGAACTTCCCCTGATCTACAGCGGGATTCCCTCCCGGGAGCGCCGCCGGATGGCCGAGAAGGCCCTCGAGGGCGTGGACCTGACCAACCGGATGACCCACAAGCCCAACGAACTCTCCGGCGGCCAGCGCCAGCGCGTCGCCATCGCCCGGGCCCTGGTGAACGCCCCCTCCATCCTCCTGGCGGACGAACCCACGGGCAACCTCGACTCCAGGACCGGCGACGAGATCCTGGCCCTGTTCAAGGAGCTGCACCGCCGCGGCAACACCATCGTCATGGTCACCCACGAGAAGGACGTGGCCATGCACGCCCAGCGCGTCATCCACCTCCGTGACGGGAAGATCGAGCGCGAGGAGATGAACTAA
- the galE gene encoding UDP-glucose 4-epimerase GalE: MSRVLVSGGAGYIGSHTVRLLVEAGHDVAVADNLSTGHREAIPADIPLMGIDLRKREPVREAFRVFQPEAVIHFASHCYVGESVVNPRKYFEDNLGVALNLLGCMVDEGCRNIIFSSSAATYGDPVQVPMPEEHPQDPVNPYGESKFFIERILRRYDAAYGIRYAALRYFNAAGAHPDGTLGESHAPETHLIPLMARAALDDAFTLTVYGDDYPTPDGTCIRDYIHILDLADAHLRAMDWLAAEDRSLAVNLGTGSGFSVKEMVGKLESIAGRPVKRVTGPRRPGDPPSLVASGEKARSLLGWECRHSSIETILETAWRWHLAPAF, encoded by the coding sequence ATGAGCCGGGTGCTGGTATCGGGCGGGGCGGGGTACATCGGGAGCCACACCGTGCGCCTTCTCGTGGAGGCGGGGCACGACGTGGCCGTGGCGGACAACCTCTCCACGGGCCACCGGGAGGCTATTCCGGCCGACATTCCCCTGATGGGAATCGACCTTCGGAAACGGGAACCGGTCCGGGAGGCCTTCCGGGTGTTCCAGCCCGAGGCGGTGATCCACTTCGCCTCCCACTGCTACGTGGGGGAGTCGGTGGTCAACCCCCGGAAGTACTTCGAGGACAACCTGGGCGTCGCCCTGAACCTCCTGGGCTGCATGGTGGACGAGGGGTGCCGGAACATCATCTTCTCGTCGTCGGCGGCCACCTACGGCGACCCCGTGCAGGTCCCCATGCCCGAGGAGCACCCCCAGGACCCCGTGAACCCCTACGGTGAGTCCAAGTTCTTCATCGAGCGGATCCTGCGGCGTTACGACGCGGCGTACGGCATCCGGTACGCCGCCTTGCGATACTTCAACGCCGCGGGGGCACACCCCGACGGCACCCTCGGGGAGAGCCACGCCCCGGAGACCCACCTGATCCCCCTCATGGCCCGGGCGGCCCTGGACGACGCCTTCACCCTCACGGTCTACGGCGACGACTACCCCACGCCCGACGGTACCTGCATCCGGGACTACATCCACATCCTCGACCTGGCCGACGCCCACTTGCGGGCCATGGACTGGCTGGCCGCCGAGGACCGCAGCCTCGCCGTGAACCTGGGGACAGGGTCCGGCTTTTCCGTCAAGGAGATGGTGGGGAAACTGGAATCCATCGCGGGACGTCCCGTCAAGCGGGTGACCGGCCCCCGCCGCCCCGGCGACCCGCCGAGCCTGGTGGCGTCCGGCGAGAAGGCCCGCTCGCTCCTGGGTTGGGAGTGCCGGCACTCCTCCATCGAGACGATCCTCGAGACCGCCTGGCGCTGGCACCTCGCCCCGGCTTTCTGA